The Vanessa tameamea isolate UH-Manoa-2023 chromosome 2, ilVanTame1 primary haplotype, whole genome shotgun sequence genome has a segment encoding these proteins:
- the LOC135193469 gene encoding 34 kDa spicule matrix protein-like, producing MARFNIIFALVIVVFLTIAEAGLRERRSPQFSQASASAASFGGNRYPPRPGFGGPVSGFGRPGPGFGSGRPGGNFGGSGFGHGSQRGFGQNLPGRQGVNINIAKSVSISTGGRGTALSQASSNSRG from the exons ATGGcacgatttaatataattttcgcCTTAGTTATTGTAGTGTTTTTAACAATTGCTGAAGCag gaTTACGAGAACGTCGTTCACCTCAATTTAGTCAAGCAAGTGCCAGTGCAGCATCGTTTGGAGGTAACAGGTATCCACCGAGACCAGGATTTGGGGGTCCTGTATCAGGTTTTGGGCGCCCTGGACCAGGTTTTGGTAGTGGAAGACCAGGTGGCAACTTTGGAGGTTCCGGATTTGGACATGGTTCCCAAAGAGGATTTGGACAAAATCTACCAGGAAGGCAGGGTGTCAATATTAACATTGCTAAGAGTGTTAGCATCAGCACTGGTGGTCGTGGTACGGCGTTGTCTCAAGCAAGTTCGAATTCAAGAGGCTAG